A genome region from Arachis duranensis cultivar V14167 chromosome 6, aradu.V14167.gnm2.J7QH, whole genome shotgun sequence includes the following:
- the LOC107494510 gene encoding NADPH-dependent aldehyde reductase-like protein, chloroplastic (The sequence of the model RefSeq protein was modified relative to this genomic sequence to represent the inferred CDS: added 66 bases not found in genome assembly), producing MATPIPEPVSYDSTRIKPLQDRVAIVTGSSRGIGREIAIHLASLGALVVVNYTSSSSQADSVVAQINSAADSPPRAVAVKADISNPDDVKSLFDSAEQAFDSEVQILVNSAGILDGTYPTVANTDVETFDKIFSVNTRGAFLCCREATNRVKRGGGGRIVLLTTSLVKALRAGYATYTASKAAVEAMVKIVAKELKGTGITANCVAPGPIATEMFYEGKSEELVEKLKNDIPLGRLGEPNDVANLVGFLVSDGGEWVNGQVIRVNGGFV from the coding sequence ATGGCAACTCCAATTCCCGAACCCGTTTCTTATGACTCGACCCGGATTAAACCGCTCCAAGATCGAGTCGCAATCGTCACCGGCTCTTCTCGCGGAATCGGCCGAGAAATCGCGATACATCTCGCCTCACTCGGCGCCCTAGTCGTTGTCAACTACACCTCCAGCTCGTCCCAAGCCGACTCAGTCGTCGCTCAGATCAACTCCGCCGCCGATTCTCCGCCGCGAGCGGTCGCAGTCAAAGCCGACATCTCAAACCCTGACGACGTCAAATCGCTCTTCGATTCCGCAGAGCAAGCCTTCGACTCGGAGGTCCAAATACTGGTGAATTCCGCCGGTATCCTCGACGGAACATACCCGACGGTGGCGAACACCGACGTGGAGACCTTCGACAAGATCTTCTCGGTGAACACCCGGGGCGCATTCCTGTGCTGTAGAGAGGCAACGAACAGAGTGAAGCGCGGCGGCGGAGGGAGGATCGTCCTGCTGACGACGTCGTTGGTGAAGGCGCTGCGGGCGGGGTACGCGACGTATACGGCATCGAAGGCGGCGGTGGAAGCGATGGTTAAGATCGTTGCGAAGGAGCTGAAGGGGACGGGAATAACGGCGAACTGCGTGGCGCCAGGGCCGATAGCGACGGAGATGTTCTATGAGGGGAAGTCGGAGGAGCTTGTGGAGAAACTAAAGAATGATATTCCGCTTGGGCGTTTAGGGGAACCGAATGACGTGGCGAATTTGGTTGGTTTC
- the LOC107494499 gene encoding NADPH-dependent aldehyde reductase-like protein, chloroplastic — protein MATPLQDRVAIITGSSRGIGREIALHLASLGARVLINYTSNSSLGDSLAAQINSHAAAGAVLPRAIAVRGDVSEPNDVKALFDSAEREFGSAVHILVNAAGVLDSKYSTIANIAVEDFDRIFSVNARGSFLCCKEAANRLKRGGGGRIIMLSSSMVGALRPTFGAYSASKAAVEAMIHILAKELKGTGITANCVAPGPIATEMYYAGKTEEQVKANIAESPLSRLGEPKDVAPLVGFLATDAGEWVNGQVIRVNGGYV, from the exons ATGGCTACTCCACTTCAAGACCGAGTCGCAATAATCACCGGCTCCTCCCGTGGAATCGGACGAGAAATCGCTCTCCATCTCGCCTCACTCGGCGCCAGAGTCCTTATCAACtacacctccaactcctccctAGGTGACTCACTCGCTGCACAGATCAACTCCCACGCCGCCGCCGGAGCTGTCCTCCCTCGCGCCATCGCCGTCCGAGGCGACGTCTCGGAACCGAACGACGTGAAGGCGCTGTTCGACTCGGCGGAGCGCGAGTTCGGCTCGGCGGTTCACATCCTGGTTAACGCGGCCGGTGTTCTTGATAGCAAGTACTCGACCATAGCCAACATTGCAGTGGAGGATTTCGATCGCATTTTCAG TGTAAATGCAAGAGGATCATTCCTGTGCTGCAAAGAGGCAGCAAACCGATTGAAACGTGGTGGTGGAGGTCGAATCATAATGCTAAGTTCATCGATGGTGGGTGCACTGAGACCAACTTTTGGGGCATACTCAGCATCCAAAGCAGCTGTTGAGGCCATGATTCATATTCTGGCAAAAGAGCTGAAGGGAACTGGGATTACGGCGAACTGTGTTGCACCTGGGCCAATTGCAACTGAAATGTACTATGCTGGGAAGACCGAAGAGCAAGTGAAAGCGAATATTGCAGAGTCTCCTCTCAGTAGGCTTGGTGAGCCAAAGGATGTAGCTCCTTTGGTGGGATTTTTGGCTACTGATGCTGGTGAATGGGTTAATGGGCAGGTCATTCGGGTTAATGGTGGCTATGTTTAG